A genomic stretch from Flavobacterium nitratireducens includes:
- a CDS encoding cytochrome c oxidase subunit 3 encodes MGVTFTAEEQKIRSARSSKMILLFAMVSMFMMFAGLTSAFIVSKSRVDWLKDFQLPTAFYVSTVLIVACSVTFHLAKKAIQKDNRSLTMMMLLATLLLGVSFVVSQFEGFGQIIASGYYMTGQGSSITVTFLYIIAFMHLLHLAGGLISLLIIIYNHFKQKYNSTQTLGIELGAMYWHFLDLLWVLLFLFIYFFK; translated from the coding sequence ATGGGTGTTACTTTTACAGCAGAAGAGCAAAAAATAAGAAGTGCAAGGTCGTCTAAGATGATTTTGTTGTTTGCTATGGTGAGTATGTTTATGATGTTTGCCGGTTTAACTAGTGCTTTTATTGTGAGTAAGTCAAGAGTAGACTGGTTGAAAGATTTTCAGTTGCCAACCGCTTTTTATGTCAGTACAGTTTTAATTGTGGCTTGTAGTGTTACTTTTCATTTGGCTAAAAAAGCAATTCAAAAAGACAATCGTAGTCTAACAATGATGATGTTATTAGCGACGTTGTTATTAGGAGTGTCATTTGTTGTTTCACAATTTGAAGGTTTTGGGCAGATAATAGCTAGTGGATATTATATGACAGGACAAGGGAGTTCAATTACGGTGACTTTCTTATACATTATAGCTTTTATGCACTTATTGCACTTGGCTGGAGGCTTAATTTCGCTTTTAATTATAATTTATAATCATTTTAAACAAAAATACAATTCGACTCAAACTCTTGGTATAGAACTAGGTGCAATGTATTGGCACTTTCTGGATTTACTATGGGTTTTATTATTTTTATTTATATATTTCTTTAAATAA